In Eublepharis macularius isolate TG4126 chromosome 4, MPM_Emac_v1.0, whole genome shotgun sequence, the following are encoded in one genomic region:
- the BAP1 gene encoding ubiquitin carboxyl-terminal hydrolase BAP1, producing MNKGWLELESDPGLFTLLVEDFGVKGVQVEEIYDLQSKCQGPVYGFIFLFKWIEERRSRRKVSTLVDETSVIDDDIVNNMFFAHQLIPNSCATHALLSVLLNCSNVDLGPTLSRMKEFTKGFSPESKGYAIGNAPELAKAHNSHARPEPRHLPEKQNGISAVRTMEAFHFVSYVPIKGRLFELDGLKVYPIDHGPWAEDEEWTDKARRVIMERIGLATAGEPYHDIRFNLMAVVPDRRVKYESKLQILKMNRQTVLEALQQLIRVTQPELVHTQKSQESQVSEESKSAINKPPTALELGRVQLAPESSQAESAEESTGQDQPTSTQNPPSKSKLGNKPPVSSINGALASPSPIVQRLPAFLDNHNYAKSPMQEEEDLAAGVGRNRVPVRQHQQYSDDEDDYDDDDDEEEVCNANPAMRFKRKGQVKQDNLVGGAESQLSMLQPNTINVLAEKLKETQKDLSIPLSIKTSSGGTAVAVVAHSQPSPTPSNESTDTASEIGSAFNSPLRSPIRSANPTRPSSPVTSHISKVLFGEEDSLLRVDCMRYNRAVRDLGPMISTGLLHLTEDGVFCPLTITDGGKNSPSLSKSCEEVQAIVKLEERDSSEPNDTKEKAGHSRSSDPPCGEKYSPKELLALLKCVEAEIANYEAFLKEEIEKRKKFKIDDQRRTHNYDEFICTFISMLAQEGMLASLVEQNISVRRRQGVSIGRLHKQRKPDRRKRSRPYKAKRQ from the exons ATGAATAAGGGCTGGCTGGAGTTGGAGAGCGACCCTG GGCTCTTCACTCTTCTAGTAGAGGATTTTG GTGTTAAAGGGGTGCAAGTTGAAGAAATCTATGATCTACAGAGCAAATGCCAAGG GCCTGTCTATGGATTCATATTTCTCTTCAAATGGATTGAGGAGCGCAGGTCCCGACGGAAGGTCTCTACACTGGTAGATGAGACATCTGTGATTGATGATGACATTGTTAATAATATGTTCTTTGCTCATCAG CTGATTCCCAATTCTTGTGCCACGCATGCCTTGTTGAGCGTCCTCCTGAACTGCAGCAATGTGGATCTGGGACCAACCCTGAGCCGAATGAAGGAGTTCACGAAAGGGTTTAGTCCAGAG AGCAAAGGTTATGCCATTGGAAATGCCCCAGAACTGGCCAAGGCCCATAACAGCCATGCTAG GCCAGAACCCCGGCATCTACCAGAAAAACAGAATGGAATCAGTGCTGTGCGGACCATGGAGGCATTTCACTTTGTCAGCTATGTTCCCATCAAGGGACGGCTCTTTGAATTGGATGGCCTGAAGGTTTATCCCATTGATCATG GGCCATGGGCAGAAGATGAGGAATGGACAGACAAAGCCAGGAGAGTTATCATGGAGAGGATTGGACTCGCTACAGCAGG GGAACCATATCATGACATCCGTTTCAACTTGATGGCAGTGGTTCCTGACAGAAGGGTAAAATATGAATCCAAGCTGCAGATCTTGAAGATGAACAGACAAACTGTATTAGAGGCTTTGCAGCAG CTGATCCGAGTGACTCAACCAGAGCTGGTTCATACCCAGAAGTCCCAGGAATCCCAAGTTTCTGAGGAGTCCAAGTCAGCTATCAACAAGCCCCCTACTGCGCTGGAACTAGGGAGAGTGCAACTGGCCCCTGAGAGCTCTCAGGCAG AGAGTGCTGAGGAATCTACAGGCCAAGATCAGCCCACCTCAACCCAGAACCCACCAAGCAAATCTAAGCTGGGCAATAAACCACCTGTGAGCAGTATAAATGGAGCACTGGCAAGCCCCAGTCCCATTGTGCAGAGGCTGCCAGCTTTCCTGGATAACCACAACTATGCCAAGTCACCCATGCAG gaggaggaggacctTGCAGCAGGAGTGGGCCGTAACCGGGTTCCTGTACGTCAGCACCAGCAATATTCTGATGATGAGGAtgactatgatgatgatgatgatgaagaggaAGTTTGCAATGCCAATCCTGCCATGAG ATTCAAGAGGAAGGGACAGGTGAAGCAGGACAATCTGGTGGGGGGTGCAGAAAGCCAGCTGTCCATGCTCCAGCCCAACACTATCAACGTCCTGGCTGAGAAGCTCAAGGAAACACAAAAGGACCTCTCCATTCCTTTGTCTATCAAGACCAGCAGTGGAGGCACTGCAGTTGCTGTAGTAGCCCATTCTCAGCCATCTCCTACGCCTAGTAATGAGAGCACAGACACTGCCTCTGAGATTGGGAGTGCCTTCAATTCCCCACTCCGTTCCCCCATCCGGTCAGCCAATCCCACTCGTCCCTCCAGTCCTGTCACTTCTCACATTTCCAAGGTGCTATTTGGGGAGGAGGATAGCTTGCTGCGTGTGGACTGCATGCGCTACAACCGGGCTGTGAGGGATTTGGGTCCTATGATCAGCACAGGCTTGCTACATCTCACAGAGGATGGGGTATTCTGCCCACTTACAATCACAG ATGGTGGGAAAAACTCCCCTTCTTTGAGTAAATCATGTGAAGAGGTCCAAGCCATTGTCAAGTTAGAAGAGAGAGACTCCAGTGAACCAAATGACACCAAGGAGAAAGCAGGACATAGCCGGTCAAGCGATCCACCATGTGGGGAAAAGTATTCTCCAAAA GAGCTGCTGGCATTGCTGAAATGTGTGGAGGCTGAAATTGCGAACTATGAagcctttttaaaagaagagatagagaaaagaaagaaattcaAG ATCGATGACCAGAGAAGAACTCACAATTATGATGAATTCATTTGCACCTTTATCTCCATGCTGGCCCAAGAAG GAATGCTGGCTAGCCTTGTAGAGCAAAACATCTCTGTCCGTAGACGTCAAGGAGTCAGCATTGGGCGTCTCCACAAGCAGCGGAAGCCAGATCGTCGGAAACGTTCCCGGCCGTATAAAGCCAAGCGTCAGTAG